Proteins encoded by one window of Arabidopsis thaliana chromosome 2, partial sequence:
- a CDS encoding hypothetical protein (DUF626) (Protein of unknown function (DUF626); CONTAINS InterPro DOMAIN/s: Protein of unknown function DUF626, Arabidopsis thaliana (InterPro:IPR006462); BEST Arabidopsis thaliana protein match is: Protein of unknown function (DUF626) (TAIR:AT2G20620.1); Has 62 Blast hits to 62 proteins in 2 species: Archae - 0; Bacteria - 0; Metazoa - 0; Fungi - 0; Plants - 62; Viruses - 0; Other Eukaryotes - 0 (source: NCBI BLink).), translated as MVVEAYVKQTEALEKKNRIVELMLEREHASSVKSVLETLNGLPGVRMWSPFHKTSIDHLIADEASRQGFIAFPRAEHKRTGEEDLIWDPNAVDDFCRGDMHKWLEGEGIGFARQRMALFIYALQRAYLPFEMKKVVVQTREDIESSMKLKASNAIFYMNFKAYGGPQCRGIVRKQVIED; from the exons ATGGTTGTTGAAGCTTATGTAAAGCAGACTGAAGCtcttgagaagaagaatagaatAGTGGAACTGATGTTGGAGCGGGAGCATGCATCTAGCGTTAAGAGTGTACTAGAGACGCTTAATGGATTGCCTGGAGTTAGGATGTGGTCTCCATTTCACAAGACATCAATTGACCATCTTATAGCTGATGAAGCGAGTCGGCAGGGTTTTATAGCGTTTCCTAGGGCTGAACATAAGA gaactggagaagaagatttgatatGGGATCCAAATGCTGTTGATGACTTTTGTAGAGGTGATATGCATAAGTGGCTTGAGG GTGAAGGAATCGGGTTTGCGAGACAAAGAATGgctttatttatatatgctCTCCAA AGAGCTTATTTACCATTTGAGATGAAGAAAGTAGTAGTGCAAACAAGGGAAGATATAGAGTCGAGTATGAAACTGAAGGCCAGCAATGCAATCTTCTACATGAATTTCAAGGCATATGGAGGTCCACAATGCAGAGGAATAGTAAGGAAACAAGTGATTGAAGACTAG